The genome window ccttcgacctagccaaggctagttgcgttgatttaatcaaagattttcttgttttaaccaaagaatttattacatttggatgtactacatgaatgcaaaccctagacctaggggtattgggggaaatttctcttcaaaggttgagtggtgccaatcacattaattgtgaagcccaataacgatcctttgaagaagtcacgaataatgcgagtgggatgcaaatgaatggaatgcatgtatgcaatgtgaggacatgagtttaaaaaaagtaataaaagacgataatatgtaagtgaaaatgtgcacgtgagtgggcaagttacggtatgtgaaatgataatatgaagtgcatgtgtgcaagtgatgataaaagtgttcgtgtgcaagtgaagaaacataaaggtgcacgtgtgtaaaatgggaggaaaaatgaaagtgtgatgagggtataaaatggtagagtggatttaaagtgtatgagcctagggaatgcatgcatattgggcacggggagacctaaatcgtgactcaatttgccattttatagagggaatacaagcgtgctaaggcttaggaaaagccacactcgtctatatcccatattcaaggggactctcaagcaaatgaaccctataactagcatgaaatgcaaaaatcctaaaatggagggaaaaggggttcgaggggcatgcaaaatgataaaactaaaaaatgcatgaaatgaagtgaaacatgcaaacatgtactaacgaggggaaatccctaagggtctagcgttggactagcccattctatgaattccgactagcgttggactagcggaaacgtacattcatccatcacattcattcatggctatgaaaagtgagtagacatgtcaaacactcataaacacatagcacataacatttagcatgctcgactagatgcaaggccctaacaaagcaaattaacacgtagcaactaagcatgcaagacacataagacaattaaagccctaactattacatttgctagctaggcacacgtcttcaataggtcttcatcaagtgctctccaagccctatctattacaagccaagaggtgtacacataccccgttaaaagaataatttaatgaaaacaaaagtaaatgacataagtaaaaggaattaaggaaaagcaaggaaaagctaggaaagcaaaataagcatgcaattcacttaacacgttgggtcacataggagagaaacaaaagggataaaagaaattataccgcccctttgaatggtgtcctaatgaaagaaaaatggcttcaaaataataaaaaggtcaaggtacctcaaatagtaaagtataacaaagtcaccaaatctctcctaattgcaatttaaatgaaatcaaataatgcataagtttcaagaaaaggacccaccaaggacccaattaccaactaaaaacccaattgcaaaccttagtcaaccattcgaattcaatcgaaacatttaagcactccaaaggtcccaagagccaagaaaaggtcaaacaaccaatttatttagggaaattaaagaaaataggcaaacacgagctcatttggtcataaaacccctaaagtcatgacttaagcgcaattgaaacaaagcatggtagttaattgaaacaaaccaacaatgaagttgcacaaattaaaatttatcaaggaccaaattgatgaaattatttaattgattgggtcctagtggaccaaggggagacttgggtgGTCAAAGTGCAATGTTAGAAAACTTtggcatgcatgcatacgtacgAAACAAGATTTTCTGCAATGAACATCTTCTTGGCATTAACAACTGTTGGCTGCCTTTCTAATTCATACACAAATTCTAAACAACTTTAGCTAACCTTTTCACTTATCCAAACTTTGGATTAAACAACCAAACAATCAAGTTCCACATCTAACAAGCAAAACATGGATGGAAACTATACAAACACTTATGAATCCTTTATGCAAGATAGAAGAAGATTGCTGCAATTTGGAAGCTTTTGTAAAGGGTGCGATTTTTGGCAACAAATCTAGTTGTGACTTTCCTTTCCAAAACGCAAATTTCAGACCCAAGGCTTTGTTTAAAACATAAAAAGTTAACCAAGATCATAATGCGGAACTAAGCCACAAGGTCCGAAAATTTGACAGCGAACAAGTAAAAGCATAACCAAAAACTGAtgcaaattttttgataaaCTGTCATGCAAAATAATCCAGCTACCTATTTCTATGTGACCAACAAACATTCAGTTCCAACTCAAATATGTTTAGACCCAAACGTCCAAAACCAATCTAGACGTCATGACAACCATTCCAACATTCGAACAAACCAAAAACCTTAGAAGAAAATCAcgcaaaggctggaaaattctgGGCAAACGTTTCGGCACTTCAAACCAGTTTTTCAAACATAAACCAACCAATTATCATACAATCTTTCTATCTTGTAACATGACACCTGTGGATTCTAACATCAAGATGGTCGGACAAACCAAGCAAAAATCTGAGCAAACTCAGTAAACAATCCtacaacaagaagaaagaaaaattctcGACAGCCAATGAACATGAGGAATTCCAGCAACCTTGTGCGAATAACAAAGCTTTAACACGGAGAAAGATTCAAATACCGAGCTCACACTAGACTCCAAAAATACACAGCCAAGATACTATGTAAGAGAGAAACAGagcaagaggaaagaaaaaggttcCAAATCCACTCCAACTTATATTTGTTGCTGCCATTTTATTTCCTAACTCAAGTTTCCAATCAAATTTTTGATCGAAATTTCCTAACCGAACATGCAGATTCtaaaccaaacaaacaagtaTAGAACTTCACCATCTAACAAGACAAACATAAAAAAACCTATGCAAAAGTTTGCAAAGAAATTTATGCATTTAGCAAATCCCAGCCACGGCATTTTTAATCTCCATCAGGCCACCcagattttttttgatttaaacACACAATCTTGAATTAGATATGCCTCATTTCAAAATCCAATTTTACCAAGCAACAAAACTATATGATGACCACGATCAAATGACCAGAAACTTGGAAAGGTTGAAAAATCAGCACTTGAAATCAAAGTTTAGAGGGGAGAATGGCTTACAGTGACAGCTCTTTTGTCGATGGTCTGGGCTACCAAAGCGTGGTGGAGCGCCGACAGCTTCTCAGGAAAACAGCCGCTTCTCAGGAAAACAGCCGACAGCCACCAACGATTCTTCCGTCCGCCTTTTTTGCTCTCAGCTCCAATCCTTCAGCTTTCTATCCCCCCCTTCCCCTCTGTTTCCACTCCTTTCCCTTTTCACTTTCTGGTTGTTTCCCTTGTAAACTCACGGCTCCTTCTCCCTCTGATTCTAtgattcccttttttttctttcgctgtttcttttttttggttctcTTACTCTTTTCCCCGTCAATCCCCCCTtaactctctctcctctctgcGGCTGCCCTTTTCCTTGGctttttataggttagaaaACCTAGAAACCTAGCTACCCTCTTCAACCATTTGCAGCCGAAACCCCTCAGGCCCTTCTGTGCAAACTGCGCTTGCAGCTTGCCGCGACTggaaagtgttttttttttttttccattttcatcattttttctcttttcctttttttttttctaaatgaaccaaacaaaaataaaagataaattaagtagaaatgactaaaatagataaataaaaccaaataaaacaaaaaaattgctatttttccttttccttttttttcccttctttcttttttttgatttttcttttttcctcttttttcatgatttttcctttcttttttttcatttttcatttttcataattttcctttttttcattttcgtgattttcctttttcgtttTTTCGTGATTTTCTATGCTATAACTTAAAAATAAACtataaactataaactaaaaactaaaagtcgaataaaactaacacgacaaataaaaaactaaaaataaacagtaaatgaaattacaccaaaaatttggtgtctacagtttgcccctctttgtctgagttttgaaaaaatttgagacaaagaagtagacaccaaatatttacctgtgttattcggctacgagcgtctcgaacgatggacgctttagaaatggggactgacccctttgacaaaatttaaaatgggattgacccaaatagaaaatttaaaatcgggactgacccaaacagaaatttaaaattgggatagatccacgggatagacccgaacagaaatttaaaattgggatagacccacgggatagatccggacagaaatttaaaattgggatagacccggacagaaatgtaagattgggatagacccacgggatagacccgaacagaaatgtaaaattgggatagacccacgggatcttgtgaagttggcggcacgaaatccaggcccaacgggatcttgtgaagttggcgacacgaaatccaggcccaacgtgaactttgcgatgttggcggcacaaaatccaggcccaacgtgatgtttgagatgttggcggcaccaagtccaggcccaacttgatatttggaatgtttgccattaccgcatattgaggtcaaatacggtttgtgattctagtacgtttttggaaagtttatggctggaactttggcttcacatttgactgagttacaagctgtttgggcttctgaccaaaacaccaaacttatagccctatatcagagctttctaacgcccttggaatttcatgaatcggatttataaaacctgagatatagccgagcaaacaaggcctgcccgtgaaaatgaccagaaatctgttttggtcctgatgaccaatttccgttccgaatttggattgccgaccttcatgaaagttgttccatttggaatgatctatctaactgccaattttcagctcttttgaccatgtgtagcatagaaaacagtttgcgctcaaaactgaccatttgtgcattggccagatttcgtaagtgattgtgtttggttcatttgggactaaagcctccagtttcagttctggatgtcttcataacagttgttgttcatcctttaagcttcgatatggcgtctcatacgccttaatccgatgttcgtagctcaacttatgagtaaactagaaacgagtgtcaaatctgccgtttccgctaacggccgtctccgtttccgttcgtcatatttacgtgcgcgcgtgccgtttttgccgttttgcttgtttaggcacgatagtagtcgtttgcgatattatgtgacacaatcttctatttcagacggtggtgagctgggcggaactggtggggcccactactagctgttcatttcgatccgacttcgtacttttgctatttcagtttctgggtaagtattcaggccagtttggtgtgttttcttcgctatgtgtttgagatatgtgaaaagggcacttaggcgagggtgtactttatcgcactcgacctaaaccctaatttgaatgtataattgtacttggcgtaggtatatgaaccttttggaaccaaaacccttgagcttgtggctcggggcgactttcgaataaagtttgtgaagtttgcaaagtttgtgattttgaataattttgtgaagtttgtgagtttggggcgaactcttgacctggttggactattcgagccggttagggcttggtcgaaggcagtccaacttagtctgaggtcaccaagtttgtaggttcatgttatgaaccaattttgtaaatccggttcaccgagaaggtgaccaagtttgtgacccgagcttgtgactcaagctcaagtttgtgatttcgttcgcccgggcaagtttgtgaggtgactggccagtgagggtgataaggtgtcggtgggtgtacaagtgaagttctacggactattatttgcagtcgacggagtgtcggcaggagatcacgcatggcacatgagttggctttggagccacctgtatccttattatgtgatgttacttttctgcttttgctttactcttattgtgtaactgttacgtgaaatttatgctttcgcccctgtttacttactaagcatatagcttaccccattccttttgttttccttagcaggggccgatgcggggacttttggctcgtatactagtatagttagtttggcttgtaatagttgaacagttaggatgtttgtttttgttttggtggtttgactcgatacttttggagaatgtaattataactcttttgggattgtatatattgtatttagtgctctttcgaactttaagttttgagtcctggcgcgagctaggcaggcggcccgccgatacccttgcgttcgcccttgggagaagtggggccgtcacaaaaggaatatattttataaattaaattaaatgtgaaatactagaaaaatggaaTTGGGAGTGGAAAGATATGTGGaaattttttgttgaaaatttcttgtcaaatttatatagatataaatAGATTGTATGATATCCAAATGAGAACGGGTCAGCAGTATGCGGGGTAAATGTATTTTTTTACATTGGGCCTTTTTGGGATTACTTTTGTGTTGGGCCTGGACGCGTGATAATTTGAGTGACCCCATGATTGATTGCCTAAAACTATCGCCCAGACCCGCATTTGTCACCCGGACTTCGGAGGGTGCTTTTCCAATTTCCGGCTAGCATTCAAagatagagagagaggaaaaactgAGAATGAAGAGAGAGGCCGAAGTCTCAAAACCATTTTTGCCGGTGGTGCAcctgctttctttctttctttctagcgCTTTGACTAGACTACTACTGCCATCTTCTGTTGCTGCTGCTTTCTGACGCACTTTCTTATGCATCATCAGGGTTAATGTACTTAACCAACCATGGAGATAAGCACATTGAATTATGCGGCCGGCGGTCACCCATTTCAGTTGTCCTCCACTTCAACGCCACCAACTATAACTGCCAAACACCACCTCCTCCTCAGTCCTAACACTCCTCCTCCTTCCTCTACTCTTTCAAACTTCTTTCTTCTCCTCGTGAGCCTCCctttttctccattttcttgcttcacttACATGTCTAAGCTCTCCTGCCATAAAAAATCCCAAAGGACCCCCATTTtagcttcctcttcttcttctgattCTACTAGTAATGATAACCCTCTCGACCAATCCGCTTCCGATGCTGCTGCTAGCTTCTTTTGGCTCCATCTTTCTCGCCGCTTCTTTACAAATTTCAAACAACAAACCGGTATTGATTTTCAACATGACGCTATTGCTACACTGGCTCAGCTCGCTGCTCCACTTCGTCGCTCCGTCCAGTTGCCCCACTCGGCGCTGGAAAGGTTTAGGTCCCACTTACTTCCCGATTTCGTCAACTGGAATAATTGGATCGCTGGAAGGTAATTTTAAACAATACACACAACTCTGTGTATTTCCGTTTAtgcaattcaattttttttcggagttgtgaaataataataataaatgcaTGGGTTGATTCTGTTGCTCTGCATACTTGGCACCATTGAATTATtagcatcatttttttttcttttgggtttttttAAAAGTTCTTGATTGATGGCCCCTCTCAGTGTGAATCTCAACTAAGGTAATgtgcttgttttcttgtttgggTTTTCAGGACGTAAAGAATTGGGAAGCCAAGTGACTTGGTGTTCTAATTCTTTATGCACTTGTTATGGTGGTTTCTTCTTGAGGAATTTACAAGGCAATTCAAGCACCTCTTATCGACAAAGAAGAGAGCTGGCTAAGGCATATATGGAGACTCTCATTCCTGAGCCTACTCCCACAAATGTCAGAAAGTGTGTGCTACTTTTCCTATCTCACCTGATTTTAGTTTGGAAGAGTACGATTTCAGCTCTCACCGAGGAGCACATGACTTGAACAGTTACTATGACACGAATCTTCTGCATATTTACTTTTATATACATGTTCCAATGTTACCTGATGACATACTTATGACTTCCTTGATAATGTTTGTCATTTGACTGTCTCAATACCTGCCGccatgatttttttcttttattttttaaagtgcCTTTTGATTGCACTCGTTATCTCAGATGTTTCTTCTTTAATGCaggttcaaaaagggtttgtgGAGGAAGACAACTCCAAAGGGCCTAAAACTCAAAAAGTTTATTGAAGGACCTGATGGAACGCTTGTTCATGATAGTTCTTTTGTTGGGGAAGATGcatatgatgatgatgatcatcCCTGGGAGAGTGTAAAAGAAATTATAGACCAAGATGTGAAATTGaacaaagaagagaagaagGTTTTGGAAGAAGATTTAACAATTTTGGGTGAGTTTGCAAGTCTGTTTTTCTTCCCTCAAGTTAGTGGGCATGCTCCTTTTACAGACACCCGTGAAaataagaaaagggaaaaagattaATGTTTTTAAATCTGCATTTAACAAGGTTCCTGGGTACATTAATTTTTGGCTTGAtgcatgcttttttttttaattgtttttattaaGGACCTGGGACTGGATATTGAGTTGTTTTCTATGttttaagttaattaaattTTAGCTGATTTGGTAATTTAACGTCCTATGTAGAGTTAGTTTATAGAAAACATAAGGATGGAATGTTTTATCAGCAAATATTTTTTGTACAATGTTTCCATTATGTCCTGGTGGAATTCCCGGCTTTAACTATTTTCTTTGACCAGTTGTATACATGTGATTATGTTGTAAGTAAAAATAATGGACTTCAACTGACCAGTGAAGATGCAAGAAGAAACAAGTGTGGAAATGCTGTTGTTTGGTTTGTTATGTCTCTTTTACATACCTGAAGGACTAAACAAAATCAGCATTACTTTGGTAAAAATTGGAGCAGCAAACTTGGATTTGGCAtgaatctgattttttttttttgtgagtaGTACAAAGTGGAAATTTGATGGGGGTCAAGATGCTGTTAGGTGCCAGCTGCCGCCTTAAGTGCCCCACGATCTGCGTGATGGCCTGTTAATGTGGTTAAATAGCTTTTTTAACAACCTTCTTTTGCAGGAGAAAATCAGGAGAGTCGAGGAACTTGGCGTGAAAGGCTTCAAGCATGGAATGAAATCCTTCAGAAGGATAAGTTAGCTGAACAATTAGATTCATTGAATGCCAGATATGTAGTTGAGTTCGATATGAAAGAAGTTGAGAATAGCCTGCGCAAAGATGTTCTTGAAAAGGTCAAGAACAACCACGGAAACCGAGCGCTGTGGATTTCTAAAAGATGGTGGCGCTACCGCCCTAAACTTCCTTACATGTATTTTCTTCAGAAACTTGATTCTTCTGAGGTAATGATTCTAGTAGTTCATCCTTCTATGTCTGTCTTCGTCTTGCCATTTAGGAAATTGGCGAATCTTTCCTCACGCATTTCTGCACTAATGAGGGAGAGAACTTGTAAAGTTCACATACATGAAAAGATACTTGGTAAAAAAATGATGCAGATGGAGCAATGTGATTTATGTCATGCTTGTGTATGCATAAAACTTGAACCGTGCAACGCTTTCTTGACTGGTTGGCTTCCATTAGTGGGAGTGTGAGATGTTAGATTTCATTGATGAACTCCAGTGGGAGTGTGAGATGTTAGATTTCTTTGATATCCCTTTTTTGATGCTAGGTGCAATAAATTGTTGGAGTCAACTGTAGAAATCAGACTATGATTTGTGTTTGATTTTTGCAGGTCGCTGCTATTGTTTTCGCAGAAGACCTGAAAAGGTTGTATGTGACAATGAAAGAAGGGTTCCCAATGGAGTATATTGTGAGCTTTGCAGCTCTTGGTTATGGTTCAGTTGAAATTGTattctttttcatttgaaattgcatatTTATGCATTGTACTTTCTCAGATAGATATTCCACTTGATCCTTATTTGTTTGAGATGATATCAAGTTCTGGAGCTGAAGTTGATCTCCTCCAAAAGCGGCAGATTCATTACTTTCTTAAAGTTGTCTTTGCTTTGCTACCTGGCATACTGATATTGTGGTTCATAAGAGAATCTCTGATGCTTCTTCACATCACTTCAAGATGTTTCCTTTATAAGAAGTACAATCAACTCTTCGACATGGCTTATgctgaaaatttcattttggtaaattttattttctctaaATTTGTAGTTCCGTCGTCGACTTGAGTTTATTTTTGATCTCTTATTCTGCCACTTTCTCAGCCAGTAGGGGAAGTTGGGGAAACAAAGTCTATGTACAAAGAAGTAGTACTGGGAGGAGATGTCTGGGATCTACTAGATGAGTTGCTGATATACATGGGAAATCCCATGCATTATTATGAAAAAGAAGTGAAGTTTGTGCGGGTGAGCTTCCTATGTTGATAACTAAACAGTGGATAAAATATGCCAAGAATTAAAGAGTTGTAATTTTTTCGTGTGTTGAAGATATGTGATCTGATATTATGGAAAGATTTGCTAATATAAATATTAGGAAAGatttgattatagtatcatatattaattaggtatcatatgattatagtatcatatattaattaggtaatagtatgattatagtatcttatgattatagtatccacttgtgtatatatatatttgtatattgtgtagtccaaggtgaaatagaagaaaagtattttttctctccatttttcttagtttacatggtatcagagcccgtCTAGGGTTCTGGGAAAAATACCACCTTTGCTTCTTGTCAATTCCAGCCTTAATTGCTGGTTCCTTTCTTATTCTCTCCAGCCTTCATTGCTGTTCCTGTTACTATACATTTTTTCCCCCCTCCTATTCAATCATGGCGGATGCTACATCCTCAACGTGGCAATTGTCTTCAACTATGGAAGCAGAACAAAGTACACGGAACACAACAGAGCTTCAAAACATCCAGG of Coffea arabica cultivar ET-39 chromosome 5c, Coffea Arabica ET-39 HiFi, whole genome shotgun sequence contains these proteins:
- the LOC140004489 gene encoding ATP-dependent zinc metalloprotease FTSH 12, chloroplastic-like isoform X1, producing METLIPEPTPTNVRKFKKGLWRKTTPKGLKLKKFIEGPDGTLVHDSSFVGEDAYDDDDHPWESVKEIIDQDVKLNKEEKKVLEEDLTILGENQESRGTWRERLQAWNEILQKDKLAEQLDSLNARYVVEFDMKEVENSLRKDVLEKVKNNHGNRALWISKRWWRYRPKLPYMYFLQKLDSSEVAAIVFAEDLKRLYVTMKEGFPMEYIIDIPLDPYLFEMISSSGAEVDLLQKRQIHYFLKVVFALLPGILILWFIRESLMLLHITSRCFLYKKYNQLFDMAYAENFILPVGEVGETKSMYKEVVLGGDVWDLLDELLIYMGNPMHYYEKEVKFVRGVLLSGPPGTGKTLFA
- the LOC140004489 gene encoding ATP-dependent zinc metalloprotease FTSH 12, chloroplastic-like isoform X2, which codes for METLIPEPTPTNVRKFKKGLWRKTTPKGLKLKKFIEGPDGTLVHDSSFVGEDAYDDDDHPWESVKEIIDQDVKLNKEEKKVLEEDLTILGENQESRGTWRERLQAWNEILQKDKLAEQLDSLNARYVVEFDMKEVENSLRKDVLEKVKNNHGNRALWISKRWWRYRPKLPYMYFLQKLDSSEVAAIVFAEDLKRLYVTMKEGFPMEYIIDIPLDPYLFEMISSSGAEVDLLQKRQIHYFLKVVFALLPGILILWFIRESLMLLHITSRCFLYKKYNQLFDMAYAENFIL